The following DNA comes from Pirellulales bacterium.
TCTCGTCGGCGTGCGGACCTTCTCCTTCCAGCACGGCCACGACGTTTTTGACTTCGACGTCACGGCGAATGACCTCGATTTCTCCCACCAATCGCCAGGCGGGGATCTCGCGGCTGTGCGGCATGGGCCCTTTGTCGATCTGCTGTTCCAAAGCCGATAGATCGGTGTCGAGCGTGGCTTTGAGAATGCGATCGATCACCGCCCGCCGGCAGTGCAGCACCGGGATGCGCGACGCTTCGTTGCCGCCCGGAACCTGAAACTTCATCAGCGGGTCGAGCGCGGCCCCCAGCTTCTTGGTCTGGTCGTTGACCTTGTCGGCCAGTTCGTCGATCTTGGTGCGGTATTCGTCAACTTTCGCCAGAGTCGGCCGTTCGATCTTCTTGAACTCGTCATGGGCCTTGTTCAGTTCGTCGAGGGCTTCGTCCAGTTGCTTGCGACGCGTCTCGATCTCTTTGCGAATCGCCACTTCGTCGGTGCAAAAAATGACGGCCGCGGCACCATGCTCGTAGGCGTTCGACACCTTGCGCCACATCGGCGCCAGCTGCGAATCGCGTGTGCCGGCGAAGGCGCTGTGCGGGTTGTCCTGCTGCGGCTCGTGCCGCAAGATGACCACGGCTTTGCCTTCGACATCGATTCCCGCGTAGTCGTCATACCCCTCGTCCTTGCCGGTTATGCCATACCCGGCGAACACCACAGGCAAGTCCAGCTTGCCCGACCCGCCCAACGATAGGGGGATGAAGTCTTCTCCGCTCTTAAGCTCGATCGCCTCGGGCTTGTCTGCGGTCGTGGTTTTGAACGTGAGTTGATTGTGCTCACCCAACGACACACCCGCGTTCATCTTGAACTTCTGAAAGGGGGTGCCTTCGTAGAGGGCCGTGTTTAGTCCCAGCGCGGCAAACTGCGCGGCCAAAAACTCGGCGGCCTTGTCGATACCGGCCGTGCCGACCCCTCGCCCTTCGAGCTCGTCGGCCGCCAGAAAACCGATCGCATCCGCCAGGCGCTTTTCGCTGCTAGCGGCACTCTCGGCGTCTGCCCCGTGTGACGTTACGGCCGACAGCGCCACGCCGAGCAGGCAGACTGTCGTCACCACGCTCCGGCGGCCAGTTTGCAGCGAACGAACCAGCGAAGGCGTCCTGCCAGGTCCCGATTCCGCAAGCGAACCTCTATTCCTTGTCGCACTGGGCATTTTGGGCAACCTTGTGTTGTTCGTGGCTTACAAACGCGAGCGAGACAGGCAGTTTAGGGACAGATTTCCTACGCCGCGGCAATTTTACTGTTCTCTCTATGTGCCGCAGCGAGTTAGTCGGTTCCTGGCCGTCGTGCAGATTAAAACTAGGAACGAGGCCCAGCCGGCGGGTAGGGGTCAGGATTACTGTGGGTGAGAGTGCGGCGCGTATCTAGTGAAATTCTCAGTGGTTGCGCGCTGCGCGTCAAGCGCCCCGCAGCGGCAATGAGGTTCGCCGCGACCGTGTAGGATCGTCGTAAAGCGAGGCCCCCCATCGAGGACGCCAACCCGGAGAAATCGATTTTGACACGCGCGGGTGTCGCCGCTATGCTTCCGACCCTTCCCAAAGGGCTGCGGTCACAACGACTCGGTAAGCCGTCGAGTGCGTCGTGACAAAAAAGAAAGCT
Coding sequences within:
- a CDS encoding M28 family peptidase, giving the protein MTTVCLLGVALSAVTSHGADAESAASSEKRLADAIGFLAADELEGRGVGTAGIDKAAEFLAAQFAALGLNTALYEGTPFQKFKMNAGVSLGEHNQLTFKTTTADKPEAIELKSGEDFIPLSLGGSGKLDLPVVFAGYGITGKDEGYDDYAGIDVEGKAVVILRHEPQQDNPHSAFAGTRDSQLAPMWRKVSNAYEHGAAAVIFCTDEVAIRKEIETRRKQLDEALDELNKAHDEFKKIERPTLAKVDEYRTKIDELADKVNDQTKKLGAALDPLMKFQVPGGNEASRIPVLHCRRAVIDRILKATLDTDLSALEQQIDKGPMPHSREIPAWRLVGEIEVIRRDVEVKNVVAVLEGEGPHADETIVIGAHYDHLGFGGEGSFVIGKKEIHNGADDNGSGTAVLVEVARLLSTREKRLPRRVVFIAFTGEERGLIGSARYCREPLFPLDKTVAMLNMDMVGRLKDEKLIIQGLDTASEFVAVIDRLNEGFGFDLTKKDGGTGPSDHSSFYLHKIPVMHFFTGLHSDYHRPSDDVEKINVPGMRRVAEMVADTAVAIAEADMRPTFVEKASPPSGGGGGEGGDRPYFGSIPDFGQERAGYAISGVSKDGPADKGGMKGGDNIIKLGESKIGSLEDFDSALRKYKAGDKVPVIVERDGAEVRLEVTLAAPR